The Verrucomicrobiia bacterium sequence ACGTGAAGTGTGCTTTGATTACCGCTGTGGTTGGGATTTGTCAATCATAACTGAAAAATGGAGCGCCTCACGATTGGGGTGGTCGGTGGCCAATGCGACCACGGAGGCGCGGAGGGCGGCGGTCGGTTTGACGGCGGGGGCGCAGGAGGAGAGTCCGATAGGGGCGCTGTTGCTTGATATTTGGGTGTTGCTGGTGGGCCAGACATCTCAGGATTGCACTTGATGTTTAATTTGTTAGACGCTATTGTCTAACAATGAAGACGGTAACTGTTCGCGAATTTTACCATAACGCCGCCTTGGTTGATGGATTGGCAGAAGGAAATCAACTTGTGGTGACCTCCAATGGGAAGCCAAAGTTTGTGGTCAGCAAAAGCTCGCGGCCGAAAATGACGCGGGAACTGGCCGAAAGGCGAGCCATTGGCGACTCGAAAGCCCCACGGTTTAACGGGGCAGCCTTCCTCGCGTCGCTCAAGAAATGAGACTCTATGCCGACACGTCGTGGTGGCTGGGATACAAGTGCCGCAGCGATACGCAACACCACTCGGCTTTGAGGTTGTTCGAGCGTGAACCGGAGGCGGAGGTCCTCTGGACGCCTTGGCAGCGGGTCGAGGTCTTTAACGGCTTTAGCCAGGCCGAGCGCGCGGGTTTGATGCGCAAGGGAGAATCTCAGCAGACTATTCGCATCCTGGAGCAAGAGGTAAGGATCGGCTATTGGCCACATGTCGAGTTCGACTGGACAGACGCTGTGCGGACAGCCGGGGAACTCAGAGCCGAACATTCCCTTAAGAGGGTGGTCCGAGCGATGGACCTGTTTCACCTGGCGATCGCAATCGAGGTTGGGGCAGACGCCCTGCTCTCTTTTGACACCGACCAAATAGCGCTCGCGAAGGCGGCCGGCCTAATGGTCTTTAATTTAGCGGAGGGAACCTGATAAGCTTGGGTTTTTGGCGCAATCCCCCTGCTGTACTGCGTGCACCTGACGCGTTTGATGCGCATGAGTATCAAAGAGCAGGGCAGCCTGAGACCGACATGAAATCCTCCCGCAGGTCGATGAAGATCCGATGCTTTCAGTCGGAAGACGAGCCGGCCGTCATCGCCCTTTGGCAACAGTGTGATTTAGTTCGCCCCTGGAACGATCCCCACCGCGACATCTGCCGCAAGCGCAAGATCAACCCGGAGTGGTTCCACGTGGGATTAGTTGATGGACAAGTCGTGGCCACAGTCTTGGCCGGTTACGAAGGACACCGCGGGTGGCTCAATTACCTGGCGGTTGCTCGCGAATTCCAGCGCTGCGGCTTGGCGCGGGCGATCGTGGCCGAGGCGGAGCGGTTGCTTCGGAAAGCAGGTTGCCCCAAGATCAACCTCCAGATCCGCACTTCCAACCGGCCTGTGATTGAGTTTTATCGTCGGCTCGGTTACTCAGTGGATGATGTCGTGAGCATGGGCAAACGACTAGAGCATGATGATCGGCCATGATAAACCGCGTGACAGGAGAAATCGACTTTGGGGATTCATTGTCTACGGCGCGAGAACGGCACTGAAGGTCCATAGCTCTCATTCGGAGATTGGAAACGCCATGTTCTTGGCTCTCATCCCTCGGAGCATGGAACCTTCGTGTCACTAAAGACTTTTAGGTCCCAGGTCTGGGTAACGGAACACCCGATGGCCGAAATTTCAAAAGCAATCGCAGGAGAGGAGTTATCTGCTTAAGCGCATAATCCATATTTATGTGTTATTTACTATATTGACGAATTATCGGGTTTGACACATAATTACTGTGTGAGTGATTTAGCCCGTGATCCGAAACAGATAGGCAACTTAATCCGCCGCGCCCGTAAGCGCCGGGGATTGAGCCAGGGCGCGCTTGGTGCCAAAGCCG is a genomic window containing:
- a CDS encoding GNAT family acetyltransferase — its product is MKIRCFQSEDEPAVIALWQQCDLVRPWNDPHRDICRKRKINPEWFHVGLVDGQVVATVLAGYEGHRGWLNYLAVAREFQRCGLARAIVAEAERLLRKAGCPKINLQIRTSNRPVIEFYRRLGYSVDDVVSMGKRLEHDDRP
- a CDS encoding PIN domain-containing protein, translated to MRLYADTSWWLGYKCRSDTQHHSALRLFEREPEAEVLWTPWQRVEVFNGFSQAERAGLMRKGESQQTIRILEQEVRIGYWPHVEFDWTDAVRTAGELRAEHSLKRVVRAMDLFHLAIAIEVGADALLSFDTDQIALAKAAGLMVFNLAEGT